In Haliaeetus albicilla chromosome 18, bHalAlb1.1, whole genome shotgun sequence, one genomic interval encodes:
- the LOC138689862 gene encoding LOW QUALITY PROTEIN: retinol dehydrogenase 16-like (The sequence of the model RefSeq protein was modified relative to this genomic sequence to represent the inferred CDS: inserted 1 base in 1 codon), whose protein sequence is MWLYLAGLYLLWRWDQERQTVPRLSEKYVLITGCDSSFGNLLARQLDARGLRVLAACLTGTGASQLRAATSPRLQTVLLDVTSSQSIAVATAWVRERVGDRGLWELVNNAGTAIPTAPNEWLTKDDFVKVLDVNLVGLIEVMLSLLPLVRQVRGWVVSMASMTGRVSFFGGGYCMSKYGMETFSDSLWREMCPFGVQISIIKPGGFWTGMTDPVTVVKGFKHFWEQLPAETQAAYGHHYPETYAKSSVLLHRLSSXLPVVTSIMAHTLLTCFPHSRYAAGWEARLTLLPLSYCPAWLTDDAIGFFLPIPARGMDARVPLKMATRPGMWTQHPQAPACLKPLLTCSIKLVQSEGLPAVNLSLGRVQDPLGHRGG, encoded by the exons ATGTGGCTGTACCTGGCGGGGCTGTACCTGCTGTGGCGCTGGGACCAGGAGCGGCAGACGGTGCCGAGGCTCTCGGAGAAGTATGTCCTGATCACAGGCTGCGACAGCAGCTTTGGCAACCTGCTGGCACGGCAGCTGGACGcccgggggctgcgggtgcTGGCCGCCTGCCTGACCGGCACCGGGGCCTCCCAGCTGCGAGCGGCCACCTCGCCGCGGCTGCAGACCGTCCTCCTGGATGTCACCTCCAGCCAGAGCATCGCCGTCGCCACCGCCTGGGTCCGGGAGCGTGTGGGCGACCGAG GGCTCTGGGAGCTGGTGAACAACGCAGGGACTGCCATCCCGACCGCCCCTAATGAGTGGCTGACCAAGGACGACTTTGTCAAGGTGCTGGACGTCAACCTGGTTGGCCTCATTGAGGTGATGTTGAGCCTTCTACCCCTGGTGCGGCAAGTGCGGGGCTGGGTGGTCAGCATGGCCAGCATGACAGGCCGTGTCTCCTTTTTCGGTGGGGGGTACTGCATGTCCAAGTATGGCATGGAGACCTTCTCTGACAGCCTCTG GCGTGAGATGTGCCCCTTCGGGGTGCAGATCTCCATCATTAAACCTGGTGGCTTCTGGACAGGGATGACTGACCCTGTAACGGTGGTGAAGGGCTTCAAGCACTTCTGGGAGCAGCTCCCAGCAGAGACCCAGGCAGCCTACGGCCACCATTACCCGGAGACCT ATGCCAAAAGCAGCGTCCTGCTGCACCGCctgagca tcctgcccgTTGTCACCAGCATCATGGCACACACGCTGCTCACCTGCTTCCCCCACAGCCGCTACGCGGCCGGCTGGGAAGCCCGGCTCACCCTTCTGCCGCTCAGCTACTGCCCAGCCTGGCTCACCGACGATGCCATCGGCTTCTTCCTGCCCATCCCAGCCAGAGGGATGGATGCCCGCgtgcccctgaagatggccacCAGACCGGGGATGTGGACGCAGCACCCACAGGCACCCGCTTGCCTCAAGCCCCTGTTAACTTGCTCAATAAAGCTGGTGCAAAGCGAGGGGCTGCCCGCGGTGAACCTCAGCCTCGGACGTGTCCAGGACCCGCTTGGCCACCGTGGTGGGTGA
- the PRIM1 gene encoding DNA primase small subunit isoform X1 encodes MARFEPAALPELLPVFYRRLFPHGAYGRWLGYGGVVKNYFQLREFSFTLRDDVYLRFQSFGSPQELERELQRTNPYKIDIGAVYSHRPNQHNTVHLGAFQPQEKELVFDIDMTDYDDVRTCCSSAEICSKCWTLMTIAVRIIDRALVEDLGMKHRLWMYSGRRGVHCWVCDDAVRKWSPALRAATVEYLTLVKGGAETVKKVNLSEPIHPFIRRSVSVVEKYFEAYALVGQDILGSPESWEKVLALVPEEHREPLQGEFPKKRDSVQRWELLKGRMERVRRAAASGKGTSCYADWEIMLQYCFPRLDINVSKGVGHLLKSPFSVHPKTGRISVPLDLQRLDQFDPFAVPTISSLCHELDVAGNDGEQEDGRETEPKRRARDYKKTSLAPYVRVFEQFVEEMERSRRGELLRKSDLQGDF; translated from the exons ATGGCGCGGTTCGAGCCGGCGGCGCTGCCGGAGCTGCTCCCGGTCTTCTACCGGCGGCTCTTCCCGCACGGCGCCTACGGCCGCTGGCTCGGCTACGGCGGCg TGGTGAAGAACTACTTCCAGCTGCGGGAATTCTCCTTCACGCTGCGGGACGATGTCTACCTGCGGTTCCAGTCCTTCGGCAGCCCCCAGGAGCTGGAGCGGGAGCTGCAGAGGACCAACCCCTACAAGATCGACATCGGGGCCGTCTATTCCCACCGG CCCAACCAGCACAACACGGTGCATCTGGGGGCCTTCCAGCCgcaggagaaggagctggtCTTCGACATTGACATGACGGACTATGACGATGTCCGGACGTGCTGCAG ctcgGCCGAGATCTGCTCCAAGTGCTGGACCCTGATGACCATCGCTGTCCGCATCATCGATCGCGCGCTTGTGG AGGACCTGGGCATGAAGCATCGCCTGTGGATGTACTCAGGACGGAGGGGTGTCCACTGCTGGGTCTGCGACGATGCGGTGCGGAAGTGGTCCCCGGCACTGCGGGCAGCCACTGTGGAGTACCTGACCCTGGTGAAG GGTGGAGCAGAGACCGTGAAGAAGGTGAACCTCTCCGAGCCCATCCACCCCTTCATCAG GCGGTCGGTCAGTGTGGTGGAGAAGTACTTTGAGGCATACGCGCTGGTGGGCCAGGACATCCTGGGCAGCCCAGAGAGCTGGGAGAAGGTGCTGGCCCTTGTCCCGGAAGA GCACCGCGAGCCACTGCAGGGCGAGTTCCCCAAGAAGCGTGACTCAGTGCAGcgctgggagctgctgaagggCAGGATGGAGCGGGTGCGG CGGGCAGCGGCGAGCGGGAAGGGCACGTCGTGCTACGCAGACTGGGAAATCATGCTGCAGTACTGCTTTCCCCGCCTTGACATCAATGTCAGCAAGGGCGTCGGGCACCTGCTGAAGAGCCCTTTCAGCGTCCACCCCAAAACAG GTCGCATTTCCGTGCCGCTGGATCTGCAGAGGCTGGACCAGTTTGACCCGTTTGCTGTCCCCACCATCAG TTCCCTGTGCCACGAGCTGGACGTGGCCGGCAATGACGGGGAGCAGGAGGACGGCAGGGAGACGGAGCCAAAGCGCCGTGCGCGGG ACTACAAGAAGACGAGCCTGGCACCCTATGTGCGGGTCTTCGAGCAGtttgtggaggagatggagcGCAGCCGGAGGGGAGAGCTGCTCCGGAAAAGCG ACCTTCAAGGAGACTTCTAA
- the GPR182 gene encoding G-protein coupled receptor 182 has product MGAEPRGWKSSQMSPALGCLRISDHDGHFLLGSSQQAHPELRATATLLSQRRASRRAERITTLPEQPLCAAFGSAAATRMAEATTAPTETHTLLNEYGDYHNWSELFHLLNYTYTFCEFSLDENVKRVILFILYLVIFVVGLVENLLVIWVNWQTRGNKSLVNLYIINMAIADLGVLLSLPIWMLEVMLDYTWLWGSFLCRFTHYFYFANMYASIFFLTCLSVDRYVSLTSSSLFWRKHQHRARRVICACSWVLAATIPFLEVAHMQLVNTGEPICIFMAPFETYDEWALAVSLATTTIGFLIPFPIITVFNILTARFIKRTKPESRKHCLLIYAYIVVFLISWLPFHIMLTLLTLDGNHIILHCTFAHFLYFFYDIIDCFTLLHCVINPILYNFLSKNFRSKLISAVVKYIPKDQGSQKGADNSSSTTQHSIVITKDNNPPN; this is encoded by the exons ATGGGAGCTGAGCCCCGGGGCTGGAAATCAAGTCAAATGTCACCCGCGCTGGGCTGTCTCAGGATATCAGACCACGATGGTCATTTCCTGCTGGGAAGCAGCCAACAAGCCCACCCCGAGCTCCGCGCCACCGcaactctgctttcccagaggcgTGCAAGCCGCCGAGCTGAGAGGATCACCACGCTCCCTGAGCAGCCCCTCTGCGCAGCCTttggctctgctgctg CTACCAGGATGGCTGAGGCGACCACTGCCCCCACTGAGACACACACTCTCCTGAATGAGTATGGGGACTACCACAACTGGTCTGAGCTGTTCCACCTCCTGAACTACACCTACACCTTCTGCGAGTTCAGCCTGGATGAGAATGTCAAGCGGGTGATCCTCTTCATCCTTTACCTGGTTATCTTCGTGGTGGGCTTGGTGGAGAACCTCCTTGTCATCTGGGTCAACTGGCAGACACGGGGCAACAAGAGCTTGGTCAACCTCTACATCATCAACATGGCCATTGCTGACCTCGGAGTGCTGCTCTCACTGCCCATTTGGATGCTGGAGGTGATGCTGGATTATACCTGGCTCTGGGGCAGCTTCCTCTGCCGCTTCACACACTACTTCTACTTTGCCAACATGTACGCCAGCATCTTCTTCCTCACCTGCCTGAGCGTGGATCGCTACGTGTCCCTGACCAGCTCCTCTCTCTTCTGGCGTAAGCACCAGCACCGCGCACGCCGCGTCATCTGCGCCTGCAGTTGGGTCTTGGCAGCAACGATCCCATTCCTGGAGGTTGCTCACATGCAGCTGGTCAATACTGGAGAGCCCATCTGCATCTTCATGGCCCCCTTCGAGACCTATGATGAGTGGGCGCTGGCAGTCAGCTTGGCCACCACCACCATTGGGTTCCTAATCCCCTTCCCCATCATCACCGTTTTCAACATCCTGACAGCCAGGTTCATCAAGCGCACCAAGCCGGAGAGCAGAAAGCACTGTCTGCTCATCTACGCCTATATCGTCGTGTTCCTCATCAGCTGGCTGCCCTTCCACATCATGCTTACTCTGCTCACCCTCGATGGCAACCACATCATCCTCCACTGCACATTTGCCCACTTCCTCTACTTCTTCTACGACATCATAGACTGCTTCACCCTGCTCCACTGTGTGATTAACCCAATCCTCTACAACTTCCTGAGCAAAAACTTCCGCAGCAAGCTCATCTCCGCTGTGGTTAAGTACATCCCCAAAGACCAAGGCAGCCAGAAGGGCGCAGACAATTCCTCCTCCACCACACAGCACTCCATAGTCATCACAAAGGACAATAACCCTCCCAATTAA
- the PRIM1 gene encoding DNA primase small subunit isoform X2 translates to MARFEPAALPELLPVFYRRLFPHGAYGRWLGYGGVVKNYFQLREFSFTLRDDVYLRFQSFGSPQELERELQRTNPYKIDIGAVYSHRPNQHNTVHLGAFQPQEKELVFDIDMTDYDDVRTCCSSAEICSKCWTLMTIAVRIIDRALVEDLGMKHRLWMYSGRRGVHCWVCDDAVRKWSPALRAATVEYLTLVKGGAETVKKVNLSEPIHPFIRRSVSVVEKYFEAYALVGQDILGSPESWEKVLALVPEDIREPLQGEFPKKRDSVQRWELLKGRMERVRRAAASGKGTSCYADWEIMLQYCFPRLDINVSKGVGHLLKSPFSVHPKTGRISVPLDLQRLDQFDPFAVPTISSLCHELDVAGNDGEQEDGRETEPKRRARDYKKTSLAPYVRVFEQFVEEMERSRRGELLRKSDLQGDF, encoded by the exons ATGGCGCGGTTCGAGCCGGCGGCGCTGCCGGAGCTGCTCCCGGTCTTCTACCGGCGGCTCTTCCCGCACGGCGCCTACGGCCGCTGGCTCGGCTACGGCGGCg TGGTGAAGAACTACTTCCAGCTGCGGGAATTCTCCTTCACGCTGCGGGACGATGTCTACCTGCGGTTCCAGTCCTTCGGCAGCCCCCAGGAGCTGGAGCGGGAGCTGCAGAGGACCAACCCCTACAAGATCGACATCGGGGCCGTCTATTCCCACCGG CCCAACCAGCACAACACGGTGCATCTGGGGGCCTTCCAGCCgcaggagaaggagctggtCTTCGACATTGACATGACGGACTATGACGATGTCCGGACGTGCTGCAG ctcgGCCGAGATCTGCTCCAAGTGCTGGACCCTGATGACCATCGCTGTCCGCATCATCGATCGCGCGCTTGTGG AGGACCTGGGCATGAAGCATCGCCTGTGGATGTACTCAGGACGGAGGGGTGTCCACTGCTGGGTCTGCGACGATGCGGTGCGGAAGTGGTCCCCGGCACTGCGGGCAGCCACTGTGGAGTACCTGACCCTGGTGAAG GGTGGAGCAGAGACCGTGAAGAAGGTGAACCTCTCCGAGCCCATCCACCCCTTCATCAG GCGGTCGGTCAGTGTGGTGGAGAAGTACTTTGAGGCATACGCGCTGGTGGGCCAGGACATCCTGGGCAGCCCAGAGAGCTGGGAGAAGGTGCTGGCCCTTGTCCCGGAAGATATC CGCGAGCCACTGCAGGGCGAGTTCCCCAAGAAGCGTGACTCAGTGCAGcgctgggagctgctgaagggCAGGATGGAGCGGGTGCGG CGGGCAGCGGCGAGCGGGAAGGGCACGTCGTGCTACGCAGACTGGGAAATCATGCTGCAGTACTGCTTTCCCCGCCTTGACATCAATGTCAGCAAGGGCGTCGGGCACCTGCTGAAGAGCCCTTTCAGCGTCCACCCCAAAACAG GTCGCATTTCCGTGCCGCTGGATCTGCAGAGGCTGGACCAGTTTGACCCGTTTGCTGTCCCCACCATCAG TTCCCTGTGCCACGAGCTGGACGTGGCCGGCAATGACGGGGAGCAGGAGGACGGCAGGGAGACGGAGCCAAAGCGCCGTGCGCGGG ACTACAAGAAGACGAGCCTGGCACCCTATGTGCGGGTCTTCGAGCAGtttgtggaggagatggagcGCAGCCGGAGGGGAGAGCTGCTCCGGAAAAGCG ACCTTCAAGGAGACTTCTAA
- the LOC138689861 gene encoding retinol dehydrogenase 16-like, whose translation MWLYLAAVLVGLYLLRRWHRERQTVPRLSEKYVLITGCDSGFGNLLAKQLDARGLRVLAACLTGTGASQLRAATSPRLQTVLLDVTSSQSIAVATAWVRERVGDRGLWGLVNNAGTAIPTAPNEWLTKDDFVKVLDVNLVGLVEVTLSLLPLVRQARGRVVNVASVMGRVSFFGGGYCMSKYGVEAFSDSLRLEMRSFGVKVSVIEPGYFKTMITNTELLENNFLSIWEKLPEEIKASYGENYLKQFLVTLRKMQKGYNSNLRLVTDCMEHALTSRYPRTRYSAGWDAKLIYIPLSYLPSALTDVIFTWLSPKPARKA comes from the exons ATGTGGCTGTACCTGGCGGCGGTGCTGGTGGGGCTGTACCTGCTGCGGCGCTGGCACCGGGAGCGGCAGACGGTGCCGAGGCTCTCGGAGAAGTATGTCCTGATCACGGGCTGCGACAGCGGCTTCGGCAACCTGCTGGCAAAGCAGCTGGACGcccgggggctgcgggtgcTGGCCGCCTGCCTGACCGGCACCGGGGCCTCCCAGCTGCGAGCGGCCACCTCGCCGCGGCTGCAGACCGTCCTCCTGGATGTCACCTCCAGCCAGAGCATCGCCGTCGCCACCGCCTGGGTCCGGGAGCGTGTGGGCGACCGAG GGCTCTGGGGGCTGGTGAACAACGCAGGGACTGCCATCCCGACCGCCCCTAATGAGTGGCTGACCAAGGACGACTTTGTCAAGGTGCTGGACGTCAACCTGGTTGGCCTCGTCGAGGTGACGCTGAGCCTCCTGCCCCTGGTGCGGCAAGCGCGGGGCCGGGTGGTCAACGTGGCCAGTGTGATGGGCCGTGTCTCCTTTTTCGGCGGGGGGTACTGCATGTCCAAGTATGGCGTGGAGGCCTTCTCCGACAGCCTCCG GCTTGAGATGCGCAGCTTCGGGGTGAAGGTCAGCGTGATTGAGCCAGGCTACTTCAAGACGATGATCACCAACACCGAGCTCCTggagaataattttctttccatctggGAGAAGCTCCCGGAGGAAATCAAAGCAAGTTACGGGGAGAATTACTTGAAGCAGT TTTTGGTAACACTCAGGAAGATGCAGAAGGGATACAACTCCAACCTGAGGCTGGTCACAGACTGCATGGAGCACGCGCTGACCAGCCGCTACCCTCGCACACGCTACTCTGCAGGCTGGGATGCCAAGCTGATCTACATCCCCCTCAGCTACCTGCCGTCAGCCCTCACAGATGTCATATTCACCTGGTTATCCCCCAAACCTGCCCGGAAAGCCTAA